AACCGAGACGATCAATTTCAGCACGAGAAAACCACATTTGAATAAAATCTTCAATAACTGTGTCGGTTTTCTTTTGCAAAACTGAATATGCGGGTGAAACGATTATCGGCGTATCATCTTGTAATAATGCAATACGAATACATTTGTCTCTGCCAGTTTGCATGGCACTATAAGCGAATTGATTTTTACGGACTATTTTATATCGGTTCAAATCGCTGCTACTGGCAACAGATGGCATGAATTGTTTTGTTATGTTGATACCGTTTGCAGATGTGTATTCTCCCTCAGTATTTCTGTTGTCCACTTCGTCGAGCAGTTCTCCGACGCTTACCCTTGCAGCCGTATGCTTGAATTGCTCAATCACGGCATCCATCGACAGCTTCAAATCCTCAAGACCGCGCTCATAATTTCGCTGATTGGCGAGCATGGCATTGTAGATGTTGACATATTTTTGCTGAACAGAAAGCGGCGGCAGGTCGATGGGGACATCGCATAGTTCCTCGAAGGAAAACGTCTCCCTTGCAGAACCCCAAGAATTGAATCTGGCATAACGGTCAAACTCCGAGCGATTGAACCACATGAAGAGATAATCTGGGTGCAGAAAATCTGGGCGGCTGACTTTGAAAACGACATACGATGAGGACACCAAATACGTATCATTTGTATCGTTATGCGCAATAGTGATTTTTTCGCCATTTCGAGAAGTTACAGTGACATAGGCAAAATCATTCGGGGATACCATGAAATAGGGTGCTAAAGAAACCTTTGTCATATCAGCTTTAGTGTCGATGAATTTTTTCTGAATAGATATGCCTCTTACAGCATCAAGCCTATACCTTAGCTCCGTGTTCCGCGCCTCACGCAATTCGATATATCTCCCCAGCTTAGTCAATGCCATATCCGATCCCCCGAAATGCCTCTTCCAGCATCTTCTGTGATTTTCGTTCTTCTTCCAGAATCCCGCGCATCTCTGTTTGAATCCGCGCCATTTCCTTTTCGTAGTCGATCTCCAAATCGTGGTCGATGAATTCGATGTATTTGCTGGGCGCGAGAGAGTAGTCGTGGGCGCGAATATCCGCCATCGTTGCCGATTGGCAAAGTTCCGGTACATCGCGGTACTTCGTGCGGTTCGCATCCTGCCAGTCGTGATAGATTCGTTTGACCTCGGCAATCTGCGCATCGGTCAGCACGGTCTTTTTCTTCTTCTTGCCCTTGTCGATGACGATTTCCTCAATATTCTCATCCCAACGGCGCAGATCCATGAAAAGAAGCTCACCTCGGCGGTCGCGGAGATTCCTGCCATGCATTTCGCCGCCCGCCTTGTTCATGTTCAGAATCCAAAGCGTCACGGAAATGTCCGTCGTATAGAACATATCCCGAGGCAGGACGATGATCGCTTCCACTCGGTCACGCTCCAGAATTTCCTTGCGAAGCGTGTATTCCGCATCGCCAGCGTTCAACGCGCCGTTGGCAAGGAGGAAGCCGGCGACGCCATGGGTGACATCGAGCTTGGAGAGCATGTGGAGAATCCAAGCATAGTTGGCATTGGCGACAGGCGGCATCACGGAATAGCCGCCCTTCAGGAAGCGCGGGTCGTCCAAAAGTTCATCCTCGGTGCGCCAGCCCTTGAAGTTGAAGGGCGGGTTCGCCATGATGTAATCTACCTTTTTATCCTTCTGTAAGTCGTTGGTGAAGGTGGAGGCGTTTGTCGCACCCAGATTGTGGGCGATACCGCGAATGGCGAGATTCATCTTGCACAGGCGCCAGGTGTCGGGATTGCTCTCCTGCCCGAGGATGGAAACTTCCTGCCGATTGCCGTGATGTCTGTCTACGAATTTCACCGACTGGACGAACATGCCGCCGCTGCCGCAGCAGGGGTCGTATACTACGCCGCTGTACGGCTCGATCATCTCGGCGATGAGTTTCACGGCGCAGGCGGGCGTGTAGAACTCACCGTCTTCCTTGGTGCCGGAGGCTGCATAAACTTGCAGGAAATACTCATACACCCGACCGATGAGGTCTTCTTCGTGGAAACGCTGCTCATCAATCTGGTTCACATTGTCGATGAGGCTCTTCAACTTCGAGTTTTCCGCACTGAGGGAGGCAAAGAGGTTCTTAGGAAGCGCACCGGAAAGAGACGGATTGAGCTTTTCAATATCCTCCATCGCCTGGTCGATGAGGACGGCGATGTTGTTTGCCGAGGAATTTGCCGAGAGATACGACCATCGCGCGGTTTCCTTGAGATAGAACACATTGACGGCATTGTAAAAGGAGGGCTTTTCCAGGAACATCGGGATATTGCCATGCTTTTCCAGAAGTTCCGCGCGCCGTTTTTCAAATTTGTCCCCAGCAAATTTCAGGAACACCAAGCCGATCACGGCGTCGCGGTTCTTCTCCGTGCTGCCGACGCCGCGCAGGGCTACCCGGCAATTCCATAGCACCGTCTCCAGGGAAACGGATATATCTTTCGGTTTTGACGCACGTGCCATTTGTACCCCTCATTTCCAGTATCTCTCGGTTCATTCATGCAATATCTTACACCCTATTATAGCATACATTTCAATAAATCTTCCGACGCTTTTATACGAATCTCAACAACCACTTGACCTGCTTCTGCCTTCTTACGAAAACTTTCCAATATTTCCAGTTCTTTGGCTTCCGTCATGCTGCGATTGTTTGGCTCTATAATAAATGTTGTGGTTCTCCCATATTGCCGCGGGGAGAATTGCAGCATTTAGGCTCTTTGTTAAATGTTGCAGCACAGCGAGTAAGCGCATCGCAGCATTTATTTTTTATGCACAAAAAGCATGAAATTTCTGCTACAATATAGTTACGCTGCATCATGGAAAGGAGAATTTCCATGCCTGAAGAAAACTTTGGCACATGCATGCTCAATCTGCCAAGAGCGCATATCGACGCCTCTCCGTCCGACGCCATCATCTTTGCCCTACCCGTTACGCCTCACCCATAGATTTTATTTTATCAGCGCTCCTCTATCGCAAAAAGGCAGCGGATGAATCTTTCTCTGTATCCCCCAGCGCAAGACAGGGCAAAGGACTTCGAACGACGTAGAGGTCATGCGCCCTCCAACAGCGACGAAAAGCATAATCACAGGAGGTCTTATGATGCGTACCAAGAAAATCTTAAAGGCCATGGCAAGGATGCTCAGCCTCATGGCTGTCATGTCCATCGGCGTCACGGCACAGGCGGAGGAGGTCGCCATGAAGGAAATTCCCTTTACCGCACTGGATGGTGTACGAGTCGGCAATGCCCAAAGCGACGAGGGAAAGACGGGCGTGACGGTTCTCTTTTTCCCCGACGGCGCCAAGACGGGAGTGGATATCAGCGGCGGCGGCCCCGCTTCACGGGAAACGCCCGTCCTCGACCCCACGAAAGAGGACATCGCTATCCACGCCATTGTATTGTCCGGCGGCAGCGCCTACGGATTGGCGGCGGCCGACGGCGTGATGAAGTGCCTGGAGGATCACGGCATCGGCTATGATACAGGTTTTTCCTTGGTTCCCTTGGTGGTGCAAAGCGCTATTTACGATCTTTCCTATGGCAGTGCGGCGATCCGCCCCGACAGCGCCATGGGCTATGCAGCCTGTCAAAAGGCCTTATCCGAAAATCAGCCCCTGAGCGGCTCCATCGGCGCCGGTACGGGCGCCACCGTCGGCAAGCTCTGCGGCATGATGCAGTCGCAAAAGGGCGGCATCGGCTACCATGCAGTGCAGGTCGGCGATCTCAAGCTTGGCGCCGTAGTCGTGGTAAACGCCCTCGGTGATATATACGCCGGGGAGCATAAGATTGCCGGGCTGATGAATAAGCACCGCACAGGATTTCGCGACAGCGTAGCGGAACTATACCGCAGCACCGCTCCCAAGGATCTGTTCACCCGCACGAATACCACCATCGGCGCCATCGTCACGAACGGACATTTCAGCAAAGCGCAGCTCACCCGTATCGCCGAGCAGGCGCGAAACGGCTACGCCCGCTCCATCAAGCCGGTGGGAACCCTGGCCGACGGCGATACGATATACGCTTCCGCCTGCGGTCACCTGGTAGAAACCGACATCAACATGGCGGGGACATTGGCGGCAGAGGTAATGGCCAAAGCCATCGAGGACGCGATCCGAGCCGCGAAAATCGACGATGCAGACTATCTGCCTCACTGCCTGCCCCGATAACGGGCGCAGTATGGACAGGATAGCCGATCAGACGGTCAGGTTCGCCTATCTGGTAAGAAGTCTGCCGGAGATAGGCGCTGTTGTCCTTGAGCTTGCCAATGAGCCCATATTGGCTCACAGCTTCCTCGCATTGGATGAAGCGGGCAAAGGCCTGGGCATAGCTTTCGAGCAAACGTGGATTTACGAATCGTTCACAACCACGCCCCTTCCGCCACAGCCATGTTTCACGGAAAATCTTGTCCGCTCCGAGGGGCTTGCCGTTTCTCTGCCGCGCGGACAGTTACTCGCTCGGGTTTGGCATTTGGCCGGGACATAAAAGAACAGGCCGGAGCGTTGTTTTCCGTCCTTGGCCTGGATATGTCCGGTGCTGTTAATATGTTTCTCCATCAGTGTGTCCTTCGCGGAGGCATCCCGTTTTCTATCGAAATGCCCCGTTATAAGCAAAGCACCTTGGCGGCTATGGAAGAAGCAAGAAGAATCTCCCGCGCCCCGAATATCCCTAGCTATGACAATATGGACGACTTGAAGAGGGCATTGGAAGAGTGACCTATCGCATCAAGTTTACTACCGCTTATAAGAAAAGTTACAAGCGTGCCAAAAAACGCGGCTTGAACCTAAATCTGCTGGATGATGTTGTCGAAGCATTGGGACAAGGGCACAAGCTGGATGCCAAATACCGTGACCACGCACTCCATGGCAATTGTGAGGGATTTCGCGAGTGCCATATTCATCCGGATTGGCTTTTGGTTTACCTCGTTGAAAATGACATCCTAACCTTGCCCCTTATCGAGACCGGAACTCATGCAGATATATTCGATGAATAAGCTGTCCATTTAGGACGGCTTTTTTCTTTGATTTCATCTATTTATTTTTTACAGACTTCATACCTCTACTCCTCCTTTGGAACCGGAATATAAACCTGCTTAAGCGGAATCATCTTCCTGTACTTATCACTCAAATCATCATAGTATTTCAAAATAAGTTCAACCATTTCTGCACCATTGATACCACGGATAATAGGAGTACTATCAAGATACTTCCGGGCATGCTTGGTATAACTTGAAAGCGTTACAAACAGACCGTAATCACCTTCTCTCATTGCACCTTTCAGTGACTGGATTGTTGTTTCCTTTATATCCCCGTTCTGACTCTTAACCTGTACAAGGATACGAGGAGGAATCTCATCCTTATATGCAGTAATGTCTATACCGCTGTCGCCGCCTTGTGGTGACACGGTTGTTCTGTATCCCATTGCACGAAGAAGATCTGCAACAAAGCTTTCGAAGTCATATCCCTTAAGCTGGCGGCTTAACCTTTTAGTATGAAGTCTTTTGTGCTTTCGATGATATCGTCTGCTGTTGCTCCAACACTCTCATCCTCAAAATCAGATGAATAGTTCTTCTTAAAATTCTTATCAAGTGCCCCCAGGAACTCATCCGCGTAATTCTTTACAGAGAAGAAAGACATTGCTGATCCAATCTCATAAAGGGCACCCTGGGAAAAAGCCATGCGTGGCAAATGCTTAAGCCACTTCACTTTTCTGGTCTGTACATACTCAACTTGATTTGAGTCATATACATATTCGCCCTCAACAACGCCTATATTCACTTCACGGTTGCTCTTAGAAGGGAATACAACATAATCACCAATTTGAACTTCATAGCGGAAGCGGTACAGCATTCCTGCTCCAGTCGCAATACTTCCTTTCTTTGCATCAGGATAGGTCTGTATATATTTTTCTTTGAAAGCATCTCTATTTGCATCGATGTTGCTCAAGTCCCCCATATCACTCCAGCCGATCGCAATCACATCATTCTTGAGGAACAGGTTGTCATCCTGCGTATGAATTCCCCAGATTCTCTTTTCATCGTTTGCCATAATCATGCTCCTCTTTTCTACGGATCTCTTTTAACATACATTTCCGGCGTGTACGGGGGAATATAGGTGATTGTCACATTGCTTGGTATTTGCGCAGTGCTTTCGATTTATACCACGCCGCTCCATCGCAAACAAATACAATGAGATCATCTTGAAAGTTCATTGAAGACGGCACTCATGCATTCTGCATTGCAGTATGGCATGACAAGAAAGAACTGTTCTCCTGTCGTTGTGAATGGTCAGTCCGCTTTGACAAGC
This portion of the Selenomonas sp. TAMA-11512 genome encodes:
- a CDS encoding restriction endonuclease subunit S, with product MALTKLGRYIELREARNTELRYRLDAVRGISIQKKFIDTKADMTKVSLAPYFMVSPNDFAYVTVTSRNGEKITIAHNDTNDTYLVSSSYVVFKVSRPDFLHPDYLFMWFNRSEFDRYARFNSWGSARETFSFEELCDVPIDLPPLSVQQKYVNIYNAMLANQRNYERGLEDLKLSMDAVIEQFKHTAARVSVGELLDEVDNRNTEGEYTSANGINITKQFMPSVASSSDLNRYKIVRKNQFAYSAMQTGRDKCIRIALLQDDTPIIVSPAYSVLQKKTDTVIEDFIQMWFSRAEIDRLGWFMSDASVRANLDLPRFYEIELPLPNMEQQKSLVDIYRAYTLRRNINDKLKAQIKSICPILIKGSLEESREERFGNAHID
- a CDS encoding class I SAM-dependent DNA methyltransferase, whose amino-acid sequence is MARASKPKDISVSLETVLWNCRVALRGVGSTEKNRDAVIGLVFLKFAGDKFEKRRAELLEKHGNIPMFLEKPSFYNAVNVFYLKETARWSYLSANSSANNIAVLIDQAMEDIEKLNPSLSGALPKNLFASLSAENSKLKSLIDNVNQIDEQRFHEEDLIGRVYEYFLQVYAASGTKEDGEFYTPACAVKLIAEMIEPYSGVVYDPCCGSGGMFVQSVKFVDRHHGNRQEVSILGQESNPDTWRLCKMNLAIRGIAHNLGATNASTFTNDLQKDKKVDYIMANPPFNFKGWRTEDELLDDPRFLKGGYSVMPPVANANYAWILHMLSKLDVTHGVAGFLLANGALNAGDAEYTLRKEILERDRVEAIIVLPRDMFYTTDISVTLWILNMNKAGGEMHGRNLRDRRGELLFMDLRRWDENIEEIVIDKGKKKKKTVLTDAQIAEVKRIYHDWQDANRTKYRDVPELCQSATMADIRAHDYSLAPSKYIEFIDHDLEIDYEKEMARIQTEMRGILEEERKSQKMLEEAFRGIGYGID
- a CDS encoding P1 family peptidase produces the protein MMRTKKILKAMARMLSLMAVMSIGVTAQAEEVAMKEIPFTALDGVRVGNAQSDEGKTGVTVLFFPDGAKTGVDISGGGPASRETPVLDPTKEDIAIHAIVLSGGSAYGLAAADGVMKCLEDHGIGYDTGFSLVPLVVQSAIYDLSYGSAAIRPDSAMGYAACQKALSENQPLSGSIGAGTGATVGKLCGMMQSQKGGIGYHAVQVGDLKLGAVVVVNALGDIYAGEHKIAGLMNKHRTGFRDSVAELYRSTAPKDLFTRTNTTIGAIVTNGHFSKAQLTRIAEQARNGYARSIKPVGTLADGDTIYASACGHLVETDINMAGTLAAEVMAKAIEDAIRAAKIDDADYLPHCLPR
- a CDS encoding type II toxin-antitoxin system RelB/DinJ family antitoxin, producing MAFGRDIKEQAGALFSVLGLDMSGAVNMFLHQCVLRGGIPFSIEMPRYKQSTLAAMEEARRISRAPNIPSYDNMDDLKRALEE
- a CDS encoding type II toxin-antitoxin system YafQ family toxin, yielding MTYRIKFTTAYKKSYKRAKKRGLNLNLLDDVVEALGQGHKLDAKYRDHALHGNCEGFRECHIHPDWLLVYLVENDILTLPLIETGTHADIFDE
- a CDS encoding restriction endonuclease is translated as MGYRTTVSPQGGDSGIDITAYKDEIPPRILVQVKSQNGDIKETTIQSLKGAMREGDYGLFVTLSSYTKHARKYLDSTPIIRGINGAEMVELILKYYDDLSDKYRKMIPLKQVYIPVPKEE